Genomic DNA from Deinococcus aetherius:
GTATTTGGACGGCTGCCGGAGGAAGCACGTGCCCGGCTCGACGAGGTGGTGCGTGCCACCGTACAGGAGGACGAATCCGAGAACGAGGACGACCCGGACGCCCACACGTCCCTGATCCACTGGCTCCGCAGCGACTCCAACAAACCCGGGCTGGAGAGCGTCGAGGAGCAGATTACCAAGTTGCGCCGGCTCCGGGCTGTTGGCTTGCCAAAGGACCTGTTTCAGGGTGTGCCGCCCCCGGTCCTGCGCCGCTACCGGGAGCGGACTGGGGTAGAGACGCCGAGCGAACTGCGCGCCCATCCCGAGGCAATCCGGGCCACACAACTCGCGGTCTTCTGCCTGCTGCGGGAGGCCGAGCTGACCGACTCGCTGGTGGACCATCTCATCCACACCGTCCATCAGATCGGCGCCCGTGCGGAGCGGCGGGTGGACAAACGGCTGCTGGAGGAGTTCAAGCGCGTCGAAAACAAGAACGTCATCCTGTTCCGGCTGGTCGAGGCGGCCCTCGGCAACCCGGATGGGAGGGTCCGTGATGTGCTCTTCCCCGTGGTCGGCGAGGAAAAGCTGCGTGACCTCCTTCAAGAGTTCAAGACGAATCACGCTGGGGTATACCAGAGGAAGGTCCACGCGACGCTACGGGTGTCGTACCGCAACCACTACCGCCGCATGATCCCCTGGCTGCTGGGGACCCTGGAGTTCCGGTCGAACAACGCTACCCACCGCCCGGTCATCGAGGCCCTGGAACTCCTGAAGCGGTACACGGGTAGCAAGGTGCTGAACTATCCCACGCATGAGCGCGTCCCGGTCGAGGGCGTCATCGCCAGGAACATGCACGACCTCGTGGTTGAGGAACTGGACGGCGGCGAGGTCCGAATCAACCGGGTGAATTACGAAATCTGCGTGCTCGATGCCTTACGGGATGCCCTGCGCTGTCGGGAGGTCTGGGTGGTAGGGGCGGACAAGTACCGCGACCCCGAGGCGGACCTTCCCCAGGACTTCGAGGCGCAGAAGGAGACGTACTTCGATGCCCTGAAACAGCCGCGGGAGGCCGGGCCCTTCGTTGCCCTGCTCCAGCAGCAACTCAAGGATGCCCTGATCCGCTTCCACGACGGCCTGCCCAGGAACGAGAAGGTCAGGGTGACCGAGAAGGTCGGCGGGGGCTTCATCGTGACGCCGCTGGAAGCGCAGGCGGAGCCGCCGCACCTGAGCAGCGTCAAGGGCGAGGTCGGGCGCCGGTTCGGTGTGAACCTGCTGCTGGACTTCCTCAAGGAGACCGACCTGCGGACGGGGTTTAGCGAGCGGCTGCGCAGCGTGATGACGCGCGAGATGTTGGACCGCGCCGAGATTCAGAAACGCCTTCTGCTGTGCCTCTTCGGGCTCGGCACCAACACCGGCCTCAAGCGGGTGGCCGCCGGGGACGAGCACATGACCTACGCGGACCTGAGGTACGTGCGGCGGCGCTTCATCACTCGGGAAGGACTGCGCGCCGCGAACGCACAGGTGGTCAACGCCATCCTGGCGGCACGGCAGAACGACGTGTGGGGCGAGGGGACGACGAGCTGCGCCTCGGACGCCAAGAAGTTCGGGGCCTGGGACAGCAACCTGCGCACCGAGTGGTCGGTGCGGTACGGCGGGCGTGGGGTAATGATCTACTGGCACGTCGAGCGCAAGGCCACCTGTATCCACTCGCTGCTCAAGACCTGCACCAGCAGCGAGGTCGCGGCGATGATCGAGGGGGTGCTCCGGCACTGCACCGACATGTCGGTGGGGCGGCAGTACGTGGACAGCCACGGGCAGAGCGAGGTGGGCTTCGCGTTCAGCCACCTGTTCGGCTTTCGCCTGCTGCCCCGTCTCAAGGACATCGGGAGCCAGAGGCTTTACCTGCCCGACCTGGGCTTCGCCGCCCAAGTGGCCCGCCTGAAACCCGTCTTGGCGGGCCGTTCGATCAAGTGGGACTTTATCGCGCAGCAACACGAGCAGATGATCAAGTACGCCACGGCCCTGCGGCTGGGCCTCGCCGACCCCGAGTCCGTACTGCGCCGCTTCTCCCAGGCGAATGCCCAGCACCCCACCTACGCGGCCCTTAAGGAACTCGGCAAGGTCGTGAAGACCGTCTTCCTGTGCGAGTACCTGCACGACGAGAGGCTGCGCCGGGAGATTCACGAGGGCCTGAACGTCGTGGAAACCTGGAACAGCGCCAATGGCTTCATCTTCTACGGCAAGGGTGGGGAGATCAGCACCAACCGCCTGGAGGACCAGGAGATCGCCGTGCTGGCGCTGCAACTGCTGCAAAACAGCCTGGTGTACGTCAACACCCTGATGATCCAGGCCGTACTAAATGACGAGAGTTGGCGCCGGGAGATGACGGCCGAGGACTGGCGGGCACTCTCGCCCCTGATTCATCATCACGTCAACCCCTACGGCGTGTTCCGGCTCGACATGAGCACCCGGCTTAACCTGGAGCCGGGAGGAACGGAGCATGTCCGAACCGAAGCGGACGCCCGCGAGGCGCAAGGCACGGGAGTTGGCGAAGCTGCTGCGCGCTGAGCGGCCCGATTACGCCTACCTGAAAGAAGTCTTCCGGCAGCTCCGGGCTGAACTGGAGGTCGAGGTGCCGGGGCCGAGCCGCCGCCTGCCCTGGGTGCCGAGCGAGGAACAGGTGCGGGCCCTGTATGGGGCGGTGTGGCGCACCCGGCGAACGGGCGACCTCGTGCTGATCAAGACCTTCCTGTACACGGGTGTGCGGGTCAGCGAGCTGGTGAAGATCAAGCTCGCGGACGTGGACCTGGACGCCTGCCAGATCAGGATCAACGTGGGCAAGGGGAAGAAGGACCGCGTGGTGCCCTTCGCGCCCGCGTTCAAGGAGACGCTGGCCCTGCACGTGAGGGGGCGCCGGGACGAGGGCGGCGAGTACCTGTTCGAGTCGTCGTGGAAGCGGCGCTACAGCGACCGGGGCGTGCGCAAGATGCTGGAGCGGTACGCCGTGCTGGCGGGCATCGAGCGCACCATCAGCCCACACAAGCTGCGGCACTTTCTGCTGACTTGGTTGAAAAAACAGGGCCTTGACGACGCCCTAATTCAGCCGTACAGCGGGCACGCTTCGCGGCAGTCGCTGGAGGTGTACTCGCGCCTCGCGCTGGGCGATGCGCAGCCGGAGTATGACCGGGTGATCGCAAGATTTCCCGTCTGAGCGTGGGCCCCTTGCCATTGCGCCTCACGGCAGCTTCCCTGACACTGGGCCAACTACGACAAGAGGAAGCCCAGCACGCCCAGCAACAGATGGCCTTCCCGGGGGCGTTGTGCATGAGCGGGATCAGCAACCGGTCGGGTATCTGTGAGGAAGTGCGGGGCGCGCTCAATCGCCCTGGCCTGCACCCGCCACACTGGATGGCGCTCATCCTTTTCCCCGCCTGGCTGGGCCAGGTGGTGGGTGACCCCCCAGGTCCTCTTGTTCCCGGCACGCGAATCGGCCTCCACCTCAACGGCTCGAAAAGGCATCCTGAGAGTTTAGACCCGGATCGAGCCGAGGAGGACGATTTCGGCATCCCCGCTTCCTGGGAGGAGGTGGTTGAGGAGATGCGACGGGAAGGAGCGCTCACCGTCGAGGAACGTGAGGCGCGGGAGGCGGAACGGCTCCGGCTCCGCCTGAATTGAGCCTCGCCACTGCCGTCCCACCCGGCGGTACTGAGTCGAGTCCGTTGTGCTTCTGGTACGGAAAGGAGGATACATGACGCGAGCCCGGCGCCGCCACCTCCTGCCCCTGCTCCCCTTCAAGCTGCTCGAAACGGAGGAGCATGAATGGCGGCGGGAAGGCCATACTCGGCGCGAACGCCAGGCCACCTTCGAGTGGCCCGGCGCACCATTTCTGCTGAAGTACCAGGAAACTCAGGAAAGTCTGCCTAGCTGGTCCACGTGGTCCCGGGTCTTCACCGTTGGCCCGCTTTCCTGGCATGACGAAGGTGGTGAAGGGACTTTCCGTCACGACGATGGGTTTCGTCAACTCGAGTCCCTCACCGCAGCGGTCTGGCCTCCGCTGACCCAGCGGCAACAGGGCGAGCTTGGGTGGCGCCCGGGCATGATCCGACACCTGCCCATTTCCGCTGCCTTCTTGGACACGGCCATGTGCAACGCCGGAGGCACGTCCAGCCCGTATGCCTTCACGCCGTTCCAATAGTGGTTAGGGGGGGAAGTGGCGTACCCGGCCCAGGCACCGGAACACCTCCCCCGCCTGCGGGTGAGCTACCCCGAACTCGCCCATTTTTCAGATGGGCAAGTCGTGCTCGCTTGGCAACTCTTCTCCGAGCAGACGTGCCCGGTGTCCTACCGAGGTCTCGTGCCGCCGCACCGAACGGCCAAGTTCCTCGGCTTCGTTCAGACATTCACGTTCTCGGAGGAGCGGGAATAAGCCGGGACGTCCACTCTTGGAAGCGCACATGCTGACCCTGCTGCCCACGGTGTGTTAGCTCCCCTAGTTCAATTCATTAGCGCGCCCTCCCGCTGGGCGAGGACGCGCAGGGCATGGGCGACGGCGGCGAGGAGGGTCCCGGTGGTCGCCCCACCGTCGAGACCGAGGTACGCGGCGGCGTGCAGGGCGTGATAGGCGACTTGCAGGGGGTCGTCACGCTGCGCCGTGAGGTTGGCGTACCAGTTCAGCCCAGCGGCCTGGAGATCCGTTTCAGGAGATCCGGCGAGGGCAGCGACGCCCTGCGCGTGCCGCTCAGCCTGTTCGGCGAAGGCGAGGATCATCTCCCGCGTGGGCCGGTCGCGTCCGAGGACGGGAGCGAACTCGAGGGTGGCGACGAGTTGAAGGGTCAGCGCGATACAGGTCTCGAAGGTCTGCTGGTTGTGAACGTGCAGGGGAGGGGAGAGGGGCAAGACGGTCATGCTACACCTGGGGGCCTTGAGCCATCTGCTGGACGTGTTCCAGGGCGTGCTGGTGGCCTGAGGTTACTGTAGCCCGTGCCAGCGGGCCTCGGTGAGGAGCGGCCTCATAACACAGAGCTCAGGGAGCGGCGCCTGGTGCTCGGCGCTGTGGAGCCCTGGGTCCTCGCGCGACGGCGCTCAGGTGTTCTTCGCTCTCGCGTGGCGCTGCGCCCGCTTGGGCTGGTCCTCCACCTGCAAGGCACCGGCGACGCGCTTGGCGTGCTCGAAGGCCGGCTCACCCAGGAACCCGGCGTCCTGTCTGCTGAGCCTCTCCCCGTAGTCGCGCAATCCAGCGAGGCGCAGGCGGGAGGGGGGAGAATAGGGGACGTTGGCGGCGTGGCAGGCCCTGAAGAGGGCGGGACGCAGGGTGGCATCGGTGTAGGAGAAGACCGGCCCCTGGGCGTGCAACTCCCCGCCGGCCTGACGCTGGAGGACCCGTAATGCCTGCTCCACCTCTGCCGGAATCCGGGCGACGGTGCGGCCGCGGACGAGGGTGCCCAGCCCCAGGTGCACACCCTCCCAGGTCAGCTCCCGGAGTTCGCGGGTGTCGAAGGCGAGTCGGTCGATGAGGAGCAGGGCCGCCTTGAGCGTCGGATCGGTGACTTGCTGGTGAAGTCGGGTGATCTCCTCGCGGGAGAGCATGTCGCCGCGGCTCTCGCTGGCGCGTTGGGGGCGGGGGGTCTCCCGCACCGGGTTGCTGGCGATTAGGCCCTCATCCCGTAGGAGGTTATAGAGGCGGGAGAGGACGGTCAGGCGGTTGATCACCGTGCCGCTGGCGACGGTGCCCTCACCCCTCAAGCGCAAGTGGATAAAGGAGTGGAGCCAGGTATCGAAGTCGTGCGGGGGGTGGAGGAGGTCTACCTCCTCCTGCTGAGCGCGCACGAAAACGGGCTTAAGGACGGAGTGGATGATGCGGCGGGGTTCACCCAGGGCAGGGAGGAGACCGACCACTTGATCGAGGTCGTAGTTCCGCAGAGCGAGGGTCAGTTTCTGGGCGTGTTCGTCGGCGGGGTGCATGCGTCAGTGTATGGCAAGTAATAACAATGAGCACCAGGCACGCCCCACCCCACTCTTCCCTCTTCCCCCTGCTCCAGCACCTGCCTCAGCAGGGGAGATAAACTCCTGAGCTAGAGTTAACCCGCCGTCCCCACGAGAACGAACCCAGCCCCATCTTCCCGCTGACCTTCGAAAAAGAGCGAGAGCACATCTTCCTGACGTGCTCCTCCGTCGACAGCAAGTTCAGAGCTCTTCACCCTTCGGAGCGTCTCTCCCAAGGGATCAAGCCCGCTGAATGGTTACCGGGCCAAGGCTTGCCGTTGTGTATTGGACTGCGGGCCTGAGAATGGTTCTCAGTCAAGCCAGCCCAGACCAACAAGCCTGCGCTTAGCGTTGACCTCCGAGGTCGTTTAGTAGGTGGGGCCGGTCTGGGCCCTTTCTTCGAGACAGAACGATATCCGAGGCGTTCGAGCCTGCACACAAGGGCCTGCCCCAAGAAAGACGTGCTTGACCAGTCCAACAGCTCCTTCTGGAGGTGGTCATGTACGTTCTGGGTCTCGATATCGGCAAAACCGAGGTCTACGCGCGTCTTCTTGCTTTGCGGACTCACGCCAGTCCGCAGCCCATCGGCACCGTACAGGTGTTCATCTAGGGGTGACGCCAGCAGTCGCGCGGAAACGAACGCTAAGCTCCAGGACGCAGCTTTCACCTCGCTCTGAGGTACTCCCGTGCGGGCGCGATACCCCACTAGACTCGGTAAGCCGTTCAGTAAAGAGCGTGTCCGCGAGCCTCACCGGGAACGCGCACTGGGGAAACCTGGTGCCCCACACAGCGATGTCTCGCGCTCCTACCGGGCGCCCGGCGCCCGCAACAGGCGCACCATCCCTGAATACCCCCGCTGCTGGGCGTGGCCCAAGGCCGTGATCCCGTCCCGATCCGTGATATTCGGGTCCGCGCCCGCGGCGAGCAGCAACCGGACGACCTGGGTGTGTCGCGGGCCCCCGTCCCCGAGGATCACCGCCTCCAGCAGGGCCGTCCAGCCCAGGTTATTCACGTGGTTCACGTCGATTCCCGTTTTTAGAAGCTCGCGCACGTACTCGACGTGGCCGCGGTCGGCGGCGGGAATCAGGGCGGTGCCTCCGAAGCGATTCGTCCGCTTGAGGTCCGGCCCCGCGCGCAGGACCTCCCGCAGCATCGCTACGCTGCCCGTCTCGCCCGTCACGAGCAGGGCGTTGTTCCGTGCCTGATCCTGGGGGTCGGGGTTGGCCCCGGCGTCCACGAGGAGGCGCGCGACTTCCACATGGTCCCCGAGCGCGGCGGCGGTCAGGGCGGTGCGCCCGTCTTCGCGCCGGGCATCCGGGGACGCGCCGCGGACCAGCAGGGCACGGACCGTTGCGGCGTCCCCACGCCCGGCGGCCCCTATCAGCCTCGCGTTCAGGGTCATCCGGCTCACCTGGGAAGGAGGGGTGGCCGCCCCACCCGCGGGAAGCGTGAGCAGGGCGGCCAGCAGCAGAACCTTCACCGGCTCAGCACGGTCGTCACGGCGTCCGTGGCGCACTTCTCGTCGATGGTCCCGCTGGGGGCGCCGCCCACGCCCACCGCGCCGACCACCGCATTGTTCACACGGATGGGCGCGCCGCCCGCCAGGACCAGAAAACGGTCGATGCGGGCAAGTTCCGCCTGCGCGGGGTTGTTGCGGATGTTCTCCGCGATGGCGGCAGTCGTGTTGCGTGCCGAGGCGCTGGTGTATGCCTTTCGAAAGGCGGCGTCCACCGTGTGTGGTCCGGCGTTCTCGGCACGGGCGACGGCAAGCGTGACCCCGGCGTGGTCCACCACCGTCGCCGTGACGTTGTAACCTCCCTGAGCACAGTTCTGCACGGCGAGTTGGGCGATGCGAACGGCGGCGGACGTGCTCAGGCTCGCCTGGGTCACGGTGGGCGTGGTGGCGAGCTGGATGGGCTGGGGTGCCGGGGTGGCCTGGGCAGGCTGGGCGGTCTGGGCGAGGGCGGCGGGCAGGCTCAGGGCGAGCAGGGCGGGCAAAGTTCGCTTCATGCGCCCACTGTGGCGCGCGAGCGGGGGGCGGCACCATTCGCGCTTTCCCCAGGTGGCCTCCGTAGTTCTACGGAGCTTCCCCCACACTGGTGAGGTACACCCGGACGAGCTGCGCGAGGGAGTCCACCCCGAGCTTCTCGAACACGCTGGCGCGGTGGGTCTCGACCGTGCGGGCTGAGATGCCGAGGGTGCGCGCGGCCTGCTTGTTGCTCGCCCCCTCCACGATCAGGCGCAGCACCTCGCGCTCACGCCCGGTCAGGGCCGCGACGGCGCCCCGCGCCTCCCGGGTGGCGGCGAGCCGTTCCCGGCGGGCGAGGTGGGTGCGAATCCCCAGGCCAATCGCCTCCAGCAGCGCCAGTTCGTCCACCGGCTTGGTGAGGAACTCCACCGCCCCCGCCTTGAAGGCCCGGCGGCACACGTCAATGTCCCCGTGCCCGGTGATCACGACCACGGGCAGGTCCACGCCCTCCCGGGTGAGCTGTTCCTGAAGTTGCAACCCGCTCACGTGGGGCATCCGCACGTCGAGGACCAGGCAGCCCACCGCCTCCGGGTCGAACTCCGCCAGGAAGGCCCGGGGATCGGGGTAGTCGCGCACGCCGAGCCCGACCGTGCCGATCAATGTGCCGAGGGCGTCGCGCACCGCGTCGTCGTCATCCACGAGGAACACGGTGGGTTCGGTGGCGGGCGCCCGGGCAGGGGAAGGCTCAGGCATGGACGGCCTCCCCCACGGCGAGCGGCAGGGTCACGGTGAAGACCGCGCCACCCCCCGGCCCGTCCTCCCCCCGCAGGTCGCCGCCCATCCCTTGCACGAGCGTCTGCGATAGGGATAAGCCCAGCCCCAGCCCGTGCGGCTTGGTGGTCGTGAAGGGGGTGAAGAGCCGCCCGCGCACCGTCTCTGTCAAGCCCGGCCCGGTGTCGCGCACCTCGACCCTCACGTCCTTACCCCGGCGGCGGGCCTCCAGACACACCTCGGCGCCCGGCGCCTCCCGCGTCGCCTCGACTGCGTTGCGCACGAGGTTGAGAAGCACTTGCTCCAGATGCACCGGGTCGCCCCACACGATCAGGGGGGCGGAGT
This window encodes:
- a CDS encoding Tn3 family transposase; its protein translation is MRQSWTIDELIDHWTLLPVELDVLGTSRDANRLGLAVMLKAYGLEGRFPYNISEVPEVAVDYVARQVGVEAALFGTYDWRGRSSSSHRTLIREHFGFRVFTEADVPALTAWLREHAVPHEERPDALKELALGYLRAQGIEPPSALKLERHVASAQRTFETHLCKRVFGRLPEEARARLDEVVRATVQEDESENEDDPDAHTSLIHWLRSDSNKPGLESVEEQITKLRRLRAVGLPKDLFQGVPPPVLRRYRERTGVETPSELRAHPEAIRATQLAVFCLLREAELTDSLVDHLIHTVHQIGARAERRVDKRLLEEFKRVENKNVILFRLVEAALGNPDGRVRDVLFPVVGEEKLRDLLQEFKTNHAGVYQRKVHATLRVSYRNHYRRMIPWLLGTLEFRSNNATHRPVIEALELLKRYTGSKVLNYPTHERVPVEGVIARNMHDLVVEELDGGEVRINRVNYEICVLDALRDALRCREVWVVGADKYRDPEADLPQDFEAQKETYFDALKQPREAGPFVALLQQQLKDALIRFHDGLPRNEKVRVTEKVGGGFIVTPLEAQAEPPHLSSVKGEVGRRFGVNLLLDFLKETDLRTGFSERLRSVMTREMLDRAEIQKRLLLCLFGLGTNTGLKRVAAGDEHMTYADLRYVRRRFITREGLRAANAQVVNAILAARQNDVWGEGTTSCASDAKKFGAWDSNLRTEWSVRYGGRGVMIYWHVERKATCIHSLLKTCTSSEVAAMIEGVLRHCTDMSVGRQYVDSHGQSEVGFAFSHLFGFRLLPRLKDIGSQRLYLPDLGFAAQVARLKPVLAGRSIKWDFIAQQHEQMIKYATALRLGLADPESVLRRFSQANAQHPTYAALKELGKVVKTVFLCEYLHDERLRREIHEGLNVVETWNSANGFIFYGKGGEISTNRLEDQEIAVLALQLLQNSLVYVNTLMIQAVLNDESWRREMTAEDWRALSPLIHHHVNPYGVFRLDMSTRLNLEPGGTEHVRTEADAREAQGTGVGEAAAR
- a CDS encoding tyrosine-type recombinase/integrase, which codes for MSEPKRTPARRKARELAKLLRAERPDYAYLKEVFRQLRAELEVEVPGPSRRLPWVPSEEQVRALYGAVWRTRRTGDLVLIKTFLYTGVRVSELVKIKLADVDLDACQIRINVGKGKKDRVVPFAPAFKETLALHVRGRRDEGGEYLFESSWKRRYSDRGVRKMLERYAVLAGIERTISPHKLRHFLLTWLKKQGLDDALIQPYSGHASRQSLEVYSRLALGDAQPEYDRVIARFPV
- a CDS encoding ankyrin repeat domain-containing protein translates to MTLNARLIGAAGRGDAATVRALLVRGASPDARREDGRTALTAAALGDHVEVARLLVDAGANPDPQDQARNNALLVTGETGSVAMLREVLRAGPDLKRTNRFGGTALIPAADRGHVEYVRELLKTGIDVNHVNNLGWTALLEAVILGDGGPRHTQVVRLLLAAGADPNITDRDGITALGHAQQRGYSGMVRLLRAPGAR
- a CDS encoding GlcG/HbpS family heme-binding protein, which produces MKRTLPALLALSLPAALAQTAQPAQATPAPQPIQLATTPTVTQASLSTSAAVRIAQLAVQNCAQGGYNVTATVVDHAGVTLAVARAENAGPHTVDAAFRKAYTSASARNTTAAIAENIRNNPAQAELARIDRFLVLAGGAPIRVNNAVVGAVGVGGAPSGTIDEKCATDAVTTVLSR
- a CDS encoding response regulator transcription factor, encoding MPEPSPARAPATEPTVFLVDDDDAVRDALGTLIGTVGLGVRDYPDPRAFLAEFDPEAVGCLVLDVRMPHVSGLQLQEQLTREGVDLPVVVITGHGDIDVCRRAFKAGAVEFLTKPVDELALLEAIGLGIRTHLARRERLAATREARGAVAALTGREREVLRLIVEGASNKQAARTLGISARTVETHRASVFEKLGVDSLAQLVRVYLTSVGEAP